The following proteins come from a genomic window of Corallococcus sp. NCRR:
- a CDS encoding amidase, producing the protein MTYRRAPVKAPRLSGMALKAMVNTLERGGVGPALVEKLMRDSGIEQWRELSAGDAPPVQYPLPPGAPPSESQTPGEQAARAAAASPVTPKRETVAAFARAYRDGSTDPVVVARKVHEAIERLDGGADRLGLFIARKPEEVLRAAEASAERLRAGMPLSVFDGVPVVIKDELDLAGFPTTLGTTFRKEPAQADSTVAARLKAAGAVILGKANMQEIGINPIGLNPHHGAARNPWNRGHITGGSSSGSGAVVAAGLCPVSIGADGGGSIRIPAALCGVVGLKATWGRIPETGVPPLCWNVAHVGPLGLTVDDVAAAYAIVAGPDGHDVVARQQPPHHLSGLEDGALKGIRLGICTPYFEDADADVVSRCREAVRALTDAGATVVELPAPDLNTILWTHSCIILSEMAEAMLPQVKARASVFGLDSRTNLALGRHFLATDLIHALRHRHRLTRELLALMADVDVIVTPTTASTAPAIPEATLPAGESNLPVVDALMRFIRMANLTGCPALSVPAGFDRAGLPVGVHLMGRPYEEHLLLRLGRVVERAAEHRTPGIHVNVLA; encoded by the coding sequence ATGACCTACCGACGCGCTCCCGTGAAGGCTCCCCGGCTCTCCGGCATGGCCCTGAAGGCCATGGTCAACACGCTGGAGCGGGGCGGCGTGGGCCCGGCGCTGGTGGAGAAGTTGATGCGGGACAGCGGCATCGAGCAGTGGCGTGAGCTGTCCGCCGGCGATGCTCCGCCCGTCCAGTACCCGCTGCCTCCCGGTGCGCCGCCTTCCGAATCACAGACACCGGGGGAGCAGGCCGCGCGCGCCGCCGCCGCTTCGCCCGTGACGCCGAAGCGGGAGACGGTCGCGGCGTTCGCTCGGGCGTACCGGGACGGGAGCACGGATCCGGTGGTGGTGGCGCGCAAGGTCCACGAGGCGATTGAACGGCTGGACGGCGGCGCGGACCGCCTGGGGCTCTTCATCGCTCGCAAGCCGGAGGAGGTGCTGCGGGCGGCGGAGGCGTCCGCGGAGCGGCTGCGCGCTGGGATGCCGTTGAGCGTGTTCGACGGGGTGCCCGTCGTCATCAAGGACGAGCTGGACCTGGCGGGCTTCCCCACGACGCTGGGCACCACGTTCCGCAAAGAGCCGGCCCAGGCCGACTCCACCGTCGCCGCCCGGTTGAAGGCCGCGGGCGCGGTCATCCTGGGCAAGGCCAACATGCAGGAGATTGGCATCAACCCCATCGGGTTGAACCCGCACCACGGCGCCGCGCGCAACCCGTGGAACCGGGGCCACATCACCGGCGGCAGCTCCAGCGGCTCCGGAGCCGTGGTGGCGGCCGGCCTGTGTCCGGTGAGCATTGGCGCGGACGGCGGCGGCTCCATCCGCATCCCCGCCGCGCTGTGCGGCGTCGTCGGGCTCAAGGCCACCTGGGGCCGCATCCCGGAGACGGGCGTGCCGCCGCTGTGCTGGAACGTGGCGCACGTGGGCCCCCTGGGCCTCACCGTCGACGACGTCGCGGCGGCGTATGCGATTGTGGCCGGACCGGACGGACACGACGTCGTCGCCCGGCAGCAGCCTCCGCACCACCTGTCTGGCCTTGAAGACGGCGCGCTGAAGGGCATCCGTCTGGGAATCTGCACGCCTTATTTCGAAGACGCGGACGCGGACGTGGTGTCCCGCTGCCGCGAGGCCGTGCGCGCCCTCACCGACGCGGGCGCCACGGTGGTGGAGCTGCCCGCGCCGGACCTGAACACGATTCTCTGGACGCACAGCTGCATCATCCTGAGCGAGATGGCGGAGGCGATGCTGCCGCAGGTGAAGGCCCGCGCGTCGGTGTTCGGGCTCGACTCGCGCACCAACCTGGCGCTGGGGCGGCACTTCCTGGCCACGGACCTCATCCACGCCCTGCGGCACCGGCACCGGCTGACCCGCGAGCTGCTGGCGCTCATGGCGGACGTGGACGTCATCGTCACGCCGACGACGGCCAGCACCGCGCCCGCCATCCCCGAGGCGACGCTGCCGGCCGGAGAGTCGAACCTGCCGGTGGTGGACGCGCTGATGCGCTTCATCCGCATGGCGAACCTCACCGGCTGCCCTGCCCTCTCCGTGCCCGCGGGCTTCGACCGCGCGGGCCTGCCCGTGGGCGTGCACCTCATGGGGCGCCCCTATGAGGAGCACCTGCTCTTGCGCCTGGGCCGCGTGGTGGAGCGCGCGGCGGAGCACCGCACGCCGGGCATCCACGTCAACGTTCTGGCCTGA